From Aquila chrysaetos chrysaetos chromosome 3, bAquChr1.4, whole genome shotgun sequence, the proteins below share one genomic window:
- the DYNLRB1 gene encoding dynein light chain roadblock-type 1 isoform X1 — MAEVEETLKRIQSQKGVQGIIVVNSEGIPIKSTMDNSTTIQYAGLMHSFIMKARSTVRDIDPQNDLTFLRIRSKKNEIMVAPGKNKDYFLIVIQNPTE; from the exons ATG GCTGAGGTGGAAGAAACACTGAAGCGAATTCAGAGCCAAAAAGGAGTGCAGGGAATCATTGTTGTTAATTCTGAAG GTATTCCTATCAAAAGTACTATGGACAACTCCACAACGATTCAGTATGCGGGCCTCATGCACAGCTTCATCATGAAGGCAAGGAGCACTGTGCGAGACATTGATCCCCAGAATGACCTCACATTCCTGCGGATCCGctccaagaaaaatgaaatcatgGTTGCACCAGGTAAAA ataaAGACTACTTCCTGATTGTCATCCAGAACCCAACTGAATGA
- the DYNLRB1 gene encoding dynein light chain roadblock-type 1 isoform X2 yields the protein MAEVEETLKRIQSQKGVQGIIVVNSEGIPIKSTMDNSTTIQYAGLMHSFIMKARSTVRDIDPQNDLTFLRIRSKKNEIMVAPDKDYFLIVIQNPTE from the exons ATG GCTGAGGTGGAAGAAACACTGAAGCGAATTCAGAGCCAAAAAGGAGTGCAGGGAATCATTGTTGTTAATTCTGAAG GTATTCCTATCAAAAGTACTATGGACAACTCCACAACGATTCAGTATGCGGGCCTCATGCACAGCTTCATCATGAAGGCAAGGAGCACTGTGCGAGACATTGATCCCCAGAATGACCTCACATTCCTGCGGATCCGctccaagaaaaatgaaatcatgGTTGCACCAG ataaAGACTACTTCCTGATTGTCATCCAGAACCCAACTGAATGA